The bacterium genome contains the following window.
TTAATGTGGGGACTGATATAGAATCTTCTAAACAGGCTGTTTTAATAGCTGAAAAATATGAAGAAGGCGTTTATGCCATAGTTGGCATTCACCCGCACGAGGTTATGAATCTTGAAAAGGGAGGTTTGATAGAAAGCACATTGGCAGAACTAAAAGAGATAGCTAGGAATCCTAAAGTTATTGGAATAGGGGAATGCGGTTTAGATTTCTTTAAAATGGAGGAGTATAACAAGGATGTTTTAAATGAAGCTGGAGAAGTTGATGTGAAAAAAATAAAATCAGTTCAGGAGAGGGTTTTTAGGGGGCAAATTGATATTTCACTAGAGTTAGACAAACCTTTAATGCTACATTCAAGGGAAAGCTACGGCAAAACTTTAGGAATTCTTTATGAATATACAACCCTCCCTAGTGTAAGGTTACGAGGGGATGCACACTTCTTTGCTGGTTCATTAGAACAAGCATTGGCATTCATTAGTTACGGATTCACGATATCATTCACGGGTGTCATAACGTTTGCTAAAAATTACGAGGAAATAATCAAGGGAATTCCTCTAAATAAGATTCTTTCTGAGACAGACTGTCCTTATGTAGCACCGATACCTTTCAGGGGTAAAAGGGCAGAACCTGTTCATGTTAAGTTGGTAGTTCAAAAAATTGCTGAAATTAAGGGAATTTCAACAGAAGAAGCACGAGAGCAAATAGAAAAGAACGTAAAAGAGATGTTTTTTAGCTAGATTTGAAGTTGGGAGGTAGATTTTGGTTAAAAACCTAAATTATAGGTATTCGACCCCAGACCGTTGCTCATCCTGGCCTTTTGTGTTAATCTTCTGGCATGGCAAAAAAAGTTGAACTTATACAAGAGGACCAACAGCTTGAAAACAGAGTATATGAACTCGGTTTTCACTTCATCCCTACAATTGCGGAGGATGAGGTCGCTGTACAGTTCTCGCACCTTAAGTCACTTATTGAGAAGCGCGGAGGACAATTTATCGCAGAAGAAATGCCTAAATTTAAAAACCTTGCGTATCCAATAAGCACGACAAATAAGGGTCAGAAGAAAAATCATTTAGCATCATATTTTGGATGGGTTAAATTTGAAATTAATCCAGAAGAGGTAATTGCGTTAGAAAAAGAGATAAAGGCTTTTGCCACAATGCTCAGATTTCT
Protein-coding sequences here:
- a CDS encoding 30S ribosomal protein S6 codes for the protein MAKKVELIQEDQQLENRVYELGFHFIPTIAEDEVAVQFSHLKSLIEKRGGQFIAEEMPKFKNLAYPISTTNKGQKKNHLASYFGWVKFEINPEEVIALEKEIKAFATMLRFLLIKTVKENTFLGAVAEIKADSSRAVKAADEVAESVISEEVATAVEASDATSNEAIAEAVAEEVIDTEKVGDIATE
- a CDS encoding TatD family hydrolase, giving the protein MEFQYIDIHAHVNSSEFDNDRDEVITRSLDESVYVVNVGTDIESSKQAVLIAEKYEEGVYAIVGIHPHEVMNLEKGGLIESTLAELKEIARNPKVIGIGECGLDFFKMEEYNKDVLNEAGEVDVKKIKSVQERVFRGQIDISLELDKPLMLHSRESYGKTLGILYEYTTLPSVRLRGDAHFFAGSLEQALAFISYGFTISFTGVITFAKNYEEIIKGIPLNKILSETDCPYVAPIPFRGKRAEPVHVKLVVQKIAEIKGISTEEAREQIEKNVKEMFFS